From Anopheles arabiensis isolate DONGOLA chromosome 3, AaraD3, whole genome shotgun sequence, a single genomic window includes:
- the LOC120901892 gene encoding protein eyes shut isoform X1, translating to MDKCGGSSFVQQTTNRMQSQPTKLTERTQCFRWWSIVVLCLISGSLVHLSEAGFACLSNPCVYGVCIDDLNSTYSCYCIDGYTGVHCQTNWDECWSDPCLNGGTCIDGVASYNCTCPDGFLGLNCEENFNECQSNPCQNGGLCNDKDNAFYCTCALGYEGEFCELDIAVCETGDRCHNGAACIEGPGLEFSCRCTEGYEGRLCDAEINECASSPCLNGAICIDKFASYVCACPMGFGGTNCEEEIMVCASSPCANQALCLIEEDAPTCYCVPDFHGERCELQYDECQLGGPEPRCVNGATCIDGVDEYFCTCAPNFTGENCECLIYEADGQIEMDCNYTAPFSSTTFRSEETTDTSFFATTLESFPFSTDNVWRTTDDVSSESSTSFPQFPQTIATSLSGDYTEPSTDVTYNRTPPVSDGSFPAITTAQVPSGYPAPSGSDEYGTSPISESVTDSSVIPSSDHGQPVSTKSTAETDATITPTITIPETAGTAVTVEEKSSVVPDNQDSTVDVSASVDYTTSKPSSKLPTADDDSTPSEQATTPFTDTLFTTSDVPRVSTLTPELSSFFTESPTNRSVPPFQGEDQVTGTPTITTSGGASTHQTTSGTTLIPSGESGTTATSGTIAPPATTRSPDVIQECDDTVCANGGTCAMTPNGIRCHCDFRYAGPFCDVPVSIQNAAFSKESFLRHIIYRRNGSIDPSSMSSVIPSVETQLAQLASMAVRFKAKLTSREGLILLATAEGDEGNHYVALFLHKGLLQFQFSCGLQTMLLSEIEGTVNNGYELNVKVQLNFNERYSHCNASLHVNETLAMSGEQPTWLGNVYNSAREQTGQEGGPGRMAALASIKQSWLHLGGRPIKTMYTLSHNISRYHGFTGCVYELEINDAPVAVFDNAEDAYKIYECTSLACLSSPCRNGAVCVEADGYGLTGRYAPSTTTTSASSSWSCKCTFGYMGKTCERSVCDNNPCRFGGTCVTFPESGYLCLCPYGKHGHFCEHDLDILQPSFFGSIKGISSYVAYPIAFPLEDRFEFSFKIIPTTTAQISLLAFIGQPYDHHDQSDHFSVSFIQGFILVTWNLGSGPRRIFTQQPIQVQPTRPTTIHTGRNGRTAWLSIDGKVNISGNSPGSSRKLNVSPQLYIGGHEGVNFSSLPHDLPLHSGFQGCLFDIRLVAGPVHIPLQHIGGMRGRSVGQCGTKECHRHACQNNGACLQHGSTFTCICQEDWNGILCSQKVNPCDESVSKCAAGSICFPLVSGYECDCPFGRVGKRCESNLKHLSDVSFSGRRSYLALRWPASDTIDWTASYRQNEVRYEKIVQHSHIIPHNHSILLKSIRELDKINDVLKVLPESNDTELYTGHAVMPRSESYRQLRIRQLAIELQVRPLSEKGLILFVRTFDSNAQAQGFISISLQGGVVEYRVSATRTQTAVVRSNHVLATGEWHFIRVAKYGKRLTLWVEGKSTSIIGSVREEYVSLTQDLYLGGLPDLSALPYDAISGYPVSFRGCIRNVNLNGTRITLNESSIVASRNINDCDGTPCGGDICAGGGLCYLDEHSQPRCRCPEHSKGVNCEIQESCDIVQCRNSGQCLKNGRCSCGVGWTGHYCEIATTKYSSLGFNDRSYILIPSQKIKMKDKRNDDSVSVLGKLPLELQLSFNISTLEDGVLVWTTDETGRFLGIGIRDGLLVVVSNMLEEVLHEPSAGADSAAFWKAFVADGDWHNVLLETKAHQLHIFVDGAELLAGKLAPNLQNPQAIEKHIFTDGITYLGGFPDEDVYNRTVGNFASSFKGCIQHILLGNQLDELDYTDYDGANIDECAV from the exons ATGGATAAGTGCGGTGGAAGCAGTTTTGTCCAACAGACAACAAATAGGATGCAAAGTCAACCGACCAAATTAACAGAAAGGACACAGTGCTTTCGGTGGTGGTCGATTGTAGTGCTCTGCTTGATATCCGGCTCGTTGGTGCACCTGTCCGAAGCAGGCTTTGCCTGTCTCAGCAACCCATGCGTGTATGGTGTGTGCATCGACGATCTAAATAG CACATACTCTTGCTATTGCATCGATGGATACACCGGTGTGCATTGTCAGACGAACTGGGATGAATGTTGGTCGGACCCATGCCTCAATGGGGGCACCTGTATCGATGGTGTCGCTTCCTACAACTGCACCTGTCCTGATGGTTTCCTAG GATTAAACTGTGAAGAAAATTTCAACGAATGTCAGTCCAATCCCTGCCAGAACGGTGGCCTCTGCAACGATAAGGACAATGCCTTCTACTGTACTTGTGCGCTGGGTTACGAGGGAGAGTTCTGTGAGCTGGACATAGCGGTGTGTGAGACGGGCGATCGGTGCCACAACGGGGCCGCCTGCATCGAGGGCCCTGGGCTGGAGTTCTCCTGCCGTTGCACCGAGGGCTACGAAGGCCGGCTGTGTGATGCCGAGATCAATGAGTGTGCCTCATCGCCCTGCCTGAATGGTGCAATCTGCATCGACAAGTTTGCCTCGTACGTGTGCGCTTGTCCGATGGGCTTCGGTGGTACGAACTGTGAGGAAGAGATCATGGTTTGCGCCAGCTCACCGTGCGCTAACCAGGCGTTGTGTTTGATAGAGGAAGATGCTCCGACCTGCTACTGTGTGCCGGACTTTCACGGAGAGCGCTGCGAGCTGCAGTACGACGAATGTCAGCTAGGCGGCCCGGAGCCCCGCTGTGTCAATGGTGCCACGTGCATCGACGGCGTGGATGAGTATTTCTGCACCTGTGCGCCAAACTTTACCGGAGAAAATTGCGAGTGTCTCATCTACGAAGCGGACGGTCAAATTGAGATGGACTGCAATTACACGGCACCGTTCAGCAGTACCACCTTCCGGAGCGAGGAAACGACCGACACATCGTTCTTCGCGACTACCCTGGagtcttttccattttctacGGACAACGTGTGGAGAACAACTGACGACGTGTCGTCGGAAAGCAGTACGAGTTTTCCACAATTTCCACAAACAATCGCAACTTCCCTATCTGGCGACTATACGGAACCTTCAACCGATGTGACGTACAACAGAACGCCACCAGTTTCGGATGGGAGCTTCCCAGCGATAACAACTGCTCAAGTACCTTCAGGCTATCCAGCTCCCTCAGGAAGTGATGAGTATGGCACCTCTCCCATCAGTGAAAGTGTTACCGATAGCTCTGTGATACCATCATCAGACCATGGCCAACCAGTATCAACCAAATCTACGGCAGAAACAGATGCTACGATTACTCCAACCATTACAATACCCGAGACCGCTGGAACAGCGGTTACTGTAGAGGAAAAGTCTTCTGTCGTGCCTGATAACCAAGATAGCACGGTAGACGTTTCGGCAAGCGTAGACTACACCACGTCAAAACCCTCCTCTAAACTTCCAACCGCCGATGACGATTCTACACCTTCCGAACAGGCAACGACGCCTTTTACGGACACTCTTTTTACCACATCGGATGTTCCCCGGGTTTCCACACTCACACCCGAGCTGAGCTCGTTCTTCACCGAATCTCCGACAAATCGATCGGTTCCACCATTCCAAGGTGAGGATCAAGTAACGGGCACACCTACGATCACGACCAGCGGGGGAGCTAGCACACATCAAACTACATCCGGTACCACATTGATTCCTTCTGGCGAAAGTGGAACCACTGCTACCTCGGGTACTATCGCTCCACCCGCAACGACACGCTCGCCGGACGTGATCCAGGAGTGTGACGATACCGTATGTGCTAATGGCGGTACTTGTGCAATGACTCCGAACGGTATTCGCTGTCATTGCGATTTCCGTTACGCAGGACCATTCTGCGACGTCCCCGTGAGCATACAAAACGCAGCATTCTCCAAAGAATCCTTCCTACGGCATATCATTTACCGGCGTAATGGTTCGATCGACCCTAGTAGTATGTCAAGTGTGATTCCATCGGTGGAAACACAGCTGGCACAGCTAGCGTCCATGGCGGTACGGTTTAAGGCCAAGCTAACGTCGCGCGAAGGATTGATCCTTTTGGCAACGGCCGAAGGCGACGAAGGCAACCACTATGTGGCACTGTTTCTGCACAAGGGTTTGCTACAGTTTCAGTTCTCCTGCGGGTTGCAAACGATGCTGCTGAGCGAAATCGAAGGCACAGTCAACAATGGCTATGAGCTGAACGTTAAAGTGCA ATTAAACTTCAATGAACGCTACAGTCATTGCAACGCCTCGCTGCATGTGAACGAAACGTTGGCGATGAGCGGCGAACAGCCGACCTGGCTGGGGAATGTCTACAACAGCGCGAGAGAGCAGACGGGACAGGAAGGTGGTCCCGGTAGAATGGCAGCATTAGCTTCCATCAAGCAGAGCTGGCTTCATCTGGGCGGCCGTCCCATCAAAACGATGTACACCCTCAGTCACAACATTTCACGCTATCACGGATTTACCGGATGTGTTTACGAGCTTGAAATTAATGACGCTCCAGTGGCCGTCTTTGA TAACGCTGAAGATGCGTACAAGATTTACGAATGCACCTCGCTGGCCTGTCTCTCCAGCCCCTGCCGCAACGGAGCGGTATGTGTGGAGGCCGACGGGTACGGTTTAACGGGACGTTACGCACCcagcactactactactagtgcTAGCAGTTCCTGGAGCTGCAAGTGCACCTTCGGCTACATGGGGAAAACTTGCGAACGTTCCGTGTGTGATAACAACCCGTGCAGGTTCGGTGGCACGTGCGTTACGTTTCCCGAGAGTGGTTACCTTTGCCTGTGCCCGTACGGCAAGCATGGCCATTTTTGTGAGCATGATTTAGACATCCTGCAGCCATCGTTCTTCGGCAGCATCAAGGGCATTTCCTCGTACGTTGCGTACCCAATCGCATTCCCGCTGGAGGATCGGTTTGAGTTTAGCTTTAAAATCATTCCTACTACGACGGCACAGATTTCGCTACTTGCATTTATCGGTCAACCTTATGATCACCACGATCAGAGTGATCATTTCTCTGTTAGCTTCATACAAG GTTTCATTCTCGTGACGTGGAATTTGGGCAGCGGTCCGAGAAGGATATTTACCCAGCAACCGATCCAGGTACAGCCGACCCGACCCACTACGATTCATACGGGCAGAAATGGACGCACCGCTTGGCTGTCGATCGACGGAAAGGTGAACATTTCCGGCAACTCGCCGGGAAGCAGTCGAAAGCTTAATGTATCACCCCAGCTGTACATCGGTGGCCACGAGGGTGTCAACTTTTCCAGCCTACCGCACGATTTGCCGCTCCACTCAGGCTTCCAGGGCTGCCTGTTCGACATACGGCTGGTGGCTGGTCCAGTGCACATACCGCTGCAACATATCGGAGGCATGCGTGGCCGAAGCGTGGGCCAGTGCGGTACGAAAGAGTGCCATCGGCACGCGTGCCAAAACAATGGCGCCTGTCTGCAGCATGGGTCGACGTTCACGTGCATCTGCCAGGAGGACTGGAATGGGATCCTGTGCTCGCAGAAGGTCAATCCGTGCGATGAAAGCGTAAGCAAGTGTGCGGCGGGTTCGATATGTTTCCCGCTCGTGTCGGGTTACGAGTGCGATTGTCCCTTCGGAAGGGTGGGCAAACGATGCGAGTCGAACCTGAAGCACCTGAGTGACGTTTCGTTCTCGGGTCGTCGGTCATATCTAGCGCTACGATGGCCCGCCAGCGATACCATCGACTGGACTGCCTCGTACCGCCAGAACGAGGTGCGGTACGAGAAGATTGTACAGCATTCGCACATCATTCCCCACAATCATTCCATTTTGCTCAAGTCGATCCGCGAGCTGGACAAGATCAATGATGTGCTGAAGGTGCTGCCCGAATCGAACGACACCGAGCTGTACACCGGCCATGCGGTGATGCCACGCTCCGAAAGCTACCGCCAGTTGCGCATCAGGCAGCTGGCCATCGAGCTGCAGGTGCGTCCGCTCTCGGAAAAGGGGCTCATTCTCTTCGTGCGGACGTTCGACTCCAACGCACAGGCGCAGGGCTTTATCAGCATCAGCTTGCAGGGAGGCGTGGTGGAGTACCGCGTCTCCGCGACCAGAACGCAAACGGCCGTGGTGCGGAGCAACCACGTGCTGGCTACCGGCGAGTGGCACTTTATTCGGGTGGCCAAATATGGCAAACGGCTTACGCTGTGGGTGGAGGGCAAGAGCACCTCCATTATCGGATCGGTCCGGGAGGAGTACGTGAGCCTCACGCAAGACCTTTACCTCGGCGGCTTGCCGGACCTTTCCGCGCTACCGTATGACGCAATTTCCGGCTATCCGGTATCGTTCCGGGGTTGCATCCGGAACGTAAACCTGAACGGGACACGCATCACGCTCAACGAAAGCTCGATAGTGGCTTCGCGCAACATCAACGATTGCGATGGTACGCCGTGCGGTGGAGATATATGTGCCGGCGGCGGTCTCTGCTATCTGGACGAACATTCGCAACCACGGTGCCGCTGTCCCGAGCACTCCAAGGGTGTCAACTGCGAGATACAGGAGTCCTGCGACATAGTGCAGTGCCGCAACAGTGGACAGTGCTTGAAAAATGGACGGTGCAGCTGTGGGGTAGGCTGGACGGGGCACTATTGCGAGATTGCGACGACCAAGTACTCGTCGCTTGGGTTTAACGATCGTAGCTATATCCTGATCCCATCGCAAAAGATCAAAATGAAGGACAAACGCAACGATGACAGTGTAAGCGTGCTGGGGAAATTGCCGTTGGAGTTGCAGCTTTCCTTCAACATTTCCACGCTAGAGGATGGTGTGCTGGTGTGGACAACGGACGAAACGGGCCGGTTCCTTGGTATCGGCATTCGGGACGGCTTGCTGGTCGTCGTTAGCAATATGCTGGAAGAGGTGCTACACGAACCCTCCGCCGGAGCGGATTCAGCCGCGTTCTGGAAAGCCTTTGTGGCCGACGGTGATTGGCATAATGTGCTGCTGGAAACAAAAGCACACCAGCTGCACATATTTGTGGACGGGGCGGAACTGCTCGCCGGCAAACTTGCACCAAATCTGCAAAATCCTCAGGCAATCGAGAAGCACATTTTCACCGACGGAATAACATACCTAG GAGGATTCCCGGACGAAGACGTGTACAACCGCACGGTAGGAAATTTTGCTTCCTCTTTCAAAGGGTGCATTCAGCATATTCTGCTTGGAAATCAGCTGGACGAGCTCGACTACACCGACTACGACGGAGCTAATATCGACGAGTGTGCAGTGTAG
- the LOC120901892 gene encoding protein eyes shut isoform X2 yields MRVVTHAPLINWILDVGINTYSCYCIDGYTGVHCQTNWDECWSDPCLNGGTCIDGVASYNCTCPDGFLGLNCEENFNECQSNPCQNGGLCNDKDNAFYCTCALGYEGEFCELDIAVCETGDRCHNGAACIEGPGLEFSCRCTEGYEGRLCDAEINECASSPCLNGAICIDKFASYVCACPMGFGGTNCEEEIMVCASSPCANQALCLIEEDAPTCYCVPDFHGERCELQYDECQLGGPEPRCVNGATCIDGVDEYFCTCAPNFTGENCECLIYEADGQIEMDCNYTAPFSSTTFRSEETTDTSFFATTLESFPFSTDNVWRTTDDVSSESSTSFPQFPQTIATSLSGDYTEPSTDVTYNRTPPVSDGSFPAITTAQVPSGYPAPSGSDEYGTSPISESVTDSSVIPSSDHGQPVSTKSTAETDATITPTITIPETAGTAVTVEEKSSVVPDNQDSTVDVSASVDYTTSKPSSKLPTADDDSTPSEQATTPFTDTLFTTSDVPRVSTLTPELSSFFTESPTNRSVPPFQGEDQVTGTPTITTSGGASTHQTTSGTTLIPSGESGTTATSGTIAPPATTRSPDVIQECDDTVCANGGTCAMTPNGIRCHCDFRYAGPFCDVPVSIQNAAFSKESFLRHIIYRRNGSIDPSSMSSVIPSVETQLAQLASMAVRFKAKLTSREGLILLATAEGDEGNHYVALFLHKGLLQFQFSCGLQTMLLSEIEGTVNNGYELNVKVQLNFNERYSHCNASLHVNETLAMSGEQPTWLGNVYNSAREQTGQEGGPGRMAALASIKQSWLHLGGRPIKTMYTLSHNISRYHGFTGCVYELEINDAPVAVFDNAEDAYKIYECTSLACLSSPCRNGAVCVEADGYGLTGRYAPSTTTTSASSSWSCKCTFGYMGKTCERSVCDNNPCRFGGTCVTFPESGYLCLCPYGKHGHFCEHDLDILQPSFFGSIKGISSYVAYPIAFPLEDRFEFSFKIIPTTTAQISLLAFIGQPYDHHDQSDHFSVSFIQGFILVTWNLGSGPRRIFTQQPIQVQPTRPTTIHTGRNGRTAWLSIDGKVNISGNSPGSSRKLNVSPQLYIGGHEGVNFSSLPHDLPLHSGFQGCLFDIRLVAGPVHIPLQHIGGMRGRSVGQCGTKECHRHACQNNGACLQHGSTFTCICQEDWNGILCSQKVNPCDESVSKCAAGSICFPLVSGYECDCPFGRVGKRCESNLKHLSDVSFSGRRSYLALRWPASDTIDWTASYRQNEVRYEKIVQHSHIIPHNHSILLKSIRELDKINDVLKVLPESNDTELYTGHAVMPRSESYRQLRIRQLAIELQVRPLSEKGLILFVRTFDSNAQAQGFISISLQGGVVEYRVSATRTQTAVVRSNHVLATGEWHFIRVAKYGKRLTLWVEGKSTSIIGSVREEYVSLTQDLYLGGLPDLSALPYDAISGYPVSFRGCIRNVNLNGTRITLNESSIVASRNINDCDGTPCGGDICAGGGLCYLDEHSQPRCRCPEHSKGVNCEIQESCDIVQCRNSGQCLKNGRCSCGVGWTGHYCEIATTKYSSLGFNDRSYILIPSQKIKMKDKRNDDSVSVLGKLPLELQLSFNISTLEDGVLVWTTDETGRFLGIGIRDGLLVVVSNMLEEVLHEPSAGADSAAFWKAFVADGDWHNVLLETKAHQLHIFVDGAELLAGKLAPNLQNPQAIEKHIFTDGITYLGGFPDEDVYNRTVGNFASSFKGCIQHILLGNQLDELDYTDYDGANIDECAV; encoded by the exons ATGCGTGTAGTAACACATGCCCCGTTAATAAATTGGATACTTGATGTAGGCATTAA CACATACTCTTGCTATTGCATCGATGGATACACCGGTGTGCATTGTCAGACGAACTGGGATGAATGTTGGTCGGACCCATGCCTCAATGGGGGCACCTGTATCGATGGTGTCGCTTCCTACAACTGCACCTGTCCTGATGGTTTCCTAG GATTAAACTGTGAAGAAAATTTCAACGAATGTCAGTCCAATCCCTGCCAGAACGGTGGCCTCTGCAACGATAAGGACAATGCCTTCTACTGTACTTGTGCGCTGGGTTACGAGGGAGAGTTCTGTGAGCTGGACATAGCGGTGTGTGAGACGGGCGATCGGTGCCACAACGGGGCCGCCTGCATCGAGGGCCCTGGGCTGGAGTTCTCCTGCCGTTGCACCGAGGGCTACGAAGGCCGGCTGTGTGATGCCGAGATCAATGAGTGTGCCTCATCGCCCTGCCTGAATGGTGCAATCTGCATCGACAAGTTTGCCTCGTACGTGTGCGCTTGTCCGATGGGCTTCGGTGGTACGAACTGTGAGGAAGAGATCATGGTTTGCGCCAGCTCACCGTGCGCTAACCAGGCGTTGTGTTTGATAGAGGAAGATGCTCCGACCTGCTACTGTGTGCCGGACTTTCACGGAGAGCGCTGCGAGCTGCAGTACGACGAATGTCAGCTAGGCGGCCCGGAGCCCCGCTGTGTCAATGGTGCCACGTGCATCGACGGCGTGGATGAGTATTTCTGCACCTGTGCGCCAAACTTTACCGGAGAAAATTGCGAGTGTCTCATCTACGAAGCGGACGGTCAAATTGAGATGGACTGCAATTACACGGCACCGTTCAGCAGTACCACCTTCCGGAGCGAGGAAACGACCGACACATCGTTCTTCGCGACTACCCTGGagtcttttccattttctacGGACAACGTGTGGAGAACAACTGACGACGTGTCGTCGGAAAGCAGTACGAGTTTTCCACAATTTCCACAAACAATCGCAACTTCCCTATCTGGCGACTATACGGAACCTTCAACCGATGTGACGTACAACAGAACGCCACCAGTTTCGGATGGGAGCTTCCCAGCGATAACAACTGCTCAAGTACCTTCAGGCTATCCAGCTCCCTCAGGAAGTGATGAGTATGGCACCTCTCCCATCAGTGAAAGTGTTACCGATAGCTCTGTGATACCATCATCAGACCATGGCCAACCAGTATCAACCAAATCTACGGCAGAAACAGATGCTACGATTACTCCAACCATTACAATACCCGAGACCGCTGGAACAGCGGTTACTGTAGAGGAAAAGTCTTCTGTCGTGCCTGATAACCAAGATAGCACGGTAGACGTTTCGGCAAGCGTAGACTACACCACGTCAAAACCCTCCTCTAAACTTCCAACCGCCGATGACGATTCTACACCTTCCGAACAGGCAACGACGCCTTTTACGGACACTCTTTTTACCACATCGGATGTTCCCCGGGTTTCCACACTCACACCCGAGCTGAGCTCGTTCTTCACCGAATCTCCGACAAATCGATCGGTTCCACCATTCCAAGGTGAGGATCAAGTAACGGGCACACCTACGATCACGACCAGCGGGGGAGCTAGCACACATCAAACTACATCCGGTACCACATTGATTCCTTCTGGCGAAAGTGGAACCACTGCTACCTCGGGTACTATCGCTCCACCCGCAACGACACGCTCGCCGGACGTGATCCAGGAGTGTGACGATACCGTATGTGCTAATGGCGGTACTTGTGCAATGACTCCGAACGGTATTCGCTGTCATTGCGATTTCCGTTACGCAGGACCATTCTGCGACGTCCCCGTGAGCATACAAAACGCAGCATTCTCCAAAGAATCCTTCCTACGGCATATCATTTACCGGCGTAATGGTTCGATCGACCCTAGTAGTATGTCAAGTGTGATTCCATCGGTGGAAACACAGCTGGCACAGCTAGCGTCCATGGCGGTACGGTTTAAGGCCAAGCTAACGTCGCGCGAAGGATTGATCCTTTTGGCAACGGCCGAAGGCGACGAAGGCAACCACTATGTGGCACTGTTTCTGCACAAGGGTTTGCTACAGTTTCAGTTCTCCTGCGGGTTGCAAACGATGCTGCTGAGCGAAATCGAAGGCACAGTCAACAATGGCTATGAGCTGAACGTTAAAGTGCA ATTAAACTTCAATGAACGCTACAGTCATTGCAACGCCTCGCTGCATGTGAACGAAACGTTGGCGATGAGCGGCGAACAGCCGACCTGGCTGGGGAATGTCTACAACAGCGCGAGAGAGCAGACGGGACAGGAAGGTGGTCCCGGTAGAATGGCAGCATTAGCTTCCATCAAGCAGAGCTGGCTTCATCTGGGCGGCCGTCCCATCAAAACGATGTACACCCTCAGTCACAACATTTCACGCTATCACGGATTTACCGGATGTGTTTACGAGCTTGAAATTAATGACGCTCCAGTGGCCGTCTTTGA TAACGCTGAAGATGCGTACAAGATTTACGAATGCACCTCGCTGGCCTGTCTCTCCAGCCCCTGCCGCAACGGAGCGGTATGTGTGGAGGCCGACGGGTACGGTTTAACGGGACGTTACGCACCcagcactactactactagtgcTAGCAGTTCCTGGAGCTGCAAGTGCACCTTCGGCTACATGGGGAAAACTTGCGAACGTTCCGTGTGTGATAACAACCCGTGCAGGTTCGGTGGCACGTGCGTTACGTTTCCCGAGAGTGGTTACCTTTGCCTGTGCCCGTACGGCAAGCATGGCCATTTTTGTGAGCATGATTTAGACATCCTGCAGCCATCGTTCTTCGGCAGCATCAAGGGCATTTCCTCGTACGTTGCGTACCCAATCGCATTCCCGCTGGAGGATCGGTTTGAGTTTAGCTTTAAAATCATTCCTACTACGACGGCACAGATTTCGCTACTTGCATTTATCGGTCAACCTTATGATCACCACGATCAGAGTGATCATTTCTCTGTTAGCTTCATACAAG GTTTCATTCTCGTGACGTGGAATTTGGGCAGCGGTCCGAGAAGGATATTTACCCAGCAACCGATCCAGGTACAGCCGACCCGACCCACTACGATTCATACGGGCAGAAATGGACGCACCGCTTGGCTGTCGATCGACGGAAAGGTGAACATTTCCGGCAACTCGCCGGGAAGCAGTCGAAAGCTTAATGTATCACCCCAGCTGTACATCGGTGGCCACGAGGGTGTCAACTTTTCCAGCCTACCGCACGATTTGCCGCTCCACTCAGGCTTCCAGGGCTGCCTGTTCGACATACGGCTGGTGGCTGGTCCAGTGCACATACCGCTGCAACATATCGGAGGCATGCGTGGCCGAAGCGTGGGCCAGTGCGGTACGAAAGAGTGCCATCGGCACGCGTGCCAAAACAATGGCGCCTGTCTGCAGCATGGGTCGACGTTCACGTGCATCTGCCAGGAGGACTGGAATGGGATCCTGTGCTCGCAGAAGGTCAATCCGTGCGATGAAAGCGTAAGCAAGTGTGCGGCGGGTTCGATATGTTTCCCGCTCGTGTCGGGTTACGAGTGCGATTGTCCCTTCGGAAGGGTGGGCAAACGATGCGAGTCGAACCTGAAGCACCTGAGTGACGTTTCGTTCTCGGGTCGTCGGTCATATCTAGCGCTACGATGGCCCGCCAGCGATACCATCGACTGGACTGCCTCGTACCGCCAGAACGAGGTGCGGTACGAGAAGATTGTACAGCATTCGCACATCATTCCCCACAATCATTCCATTTTGCTCAAGTCGATCCGCGAGCTGGACAAGATCAATGATGTGCTGAAGGTGCTGCCCGAATCGAACGACACCGAGCTGTACACCGGCCATGCGGTGATGCCACGCTCCGAAAGCTACCGCCAGTTGCGCATCAGGCAGCTGGCCATCGAGCTGCAGGTGCGTCCGCTCTCGGAAAAGGGGCTCATTCTCTTCGTGCGGACGTTCGACTCCAACGCACAGGCGCAGGGCTTTATCAGCATCAGCTTGCAGGGAGGCGTGGTGGAGTACCGCGTCTCCGCGACCAGAACGCAAACGGCCGTGGTGCGGAGCAACCACGTGCTGGCTACCGGCGAGTGGCACTTTATTCGGGTGGCCAAATATGGCAAACGGCTTACGCTGTGGGTGGAGGGCAAGAGCACCTCCATTATCGGATCGGTCCGGGAGGAGTACGTGAGCCTCACGCAAGACCTTTACCTCGGCGGCTTGCCGGACCTTTCCGCGCTACCGTATGACGCAATTTCCGGCTATCCGGTATCGTTCCGGGGTTGCATCCGGAACGTAAACCTGAACGGGACACGCATCACGCTCAACGAAAGCTCGATAGTGGCTTCGCGCAACATCAACGATTGCGATGGTACGCCGTGCGGTGGAGATATATGTGCCGGCGGCGGTCTCTGCTATCTGGACGAACATTCGCAACCACGGTGCCGCTGTCCCGAGCACTCCAAGGGTGTCAACTGCGAGATACAGGAGTCCTGCGACATAGTGCAGTGCCGCAACAGTGGACAGTGCTTGAAAAATGGACGGTGCAGCTGTGGGGTAGGCTGGACGGGGCACTATTGCGAGATTGCGACGACCAAGTACTCGTCGCTTGGGTTTAACGATCGTAGCTATATCCTGATCCCATCGCAAAAGATCAAAATGAAGGACAAACGCAACGATGACAGTGTAAGCGTGCTGGGGAAATTGCCGTTGGAGTTGCAGCTTTCCTTCAACATTTCCACGCTAGAGGATGGTGTGCTGGTGTGGACAACGGACGAAACGGGCCGGTTCCTTGGTATCGGCATTCGGGACGGCTTGCTGGTCGTCGTTAGCAATATGCTGGAAGAGGTGCTACACGAACCCTCCGCCGGAGCGGATTCAGCCGCGTTCTGGAAAGCCTTTGTGGCCGACGGTGATTGGCATAATGTGCTGCTGGAAACAAAAGCACACCAGCTGCACATATTTGTGGACGGGGCGGAACTGCTCGCCGGCAAACTTGCACCAAATCTGCAAAATCCTCAGGCAATCGAGAAGCACATTTTCACCGACGGAATAACATACCTAG GAGGATTCCCGGACGAAGACGTGTACAACCGCACGGTAGGAAATTTTGCTTCCTCTTTCAAAGGGTGCATTCAGCATATTCTGCTTGGAAATCAGCTGGACGAGCTCGACTACACCGACTACGACGGAGCTAATATCGACGAGTGTGCAGTGTAG